In Carassius auratus strain Wakin unplaced genomic scaffold, ASM336829v1 scaf_tig00217248, whole genome shotgun sequence, the DNA window GAAGAAGCTGAAACCCAAAGGCAAGAGTTCACTGATAAAAGAACTCCTGAATTTGAATCAAATTTGAACTGTGTCATCAAAAAGGAAAAGGGGCTGAATTGGATTTTTACGTTTATATTTAAGAAAGTAGAAACgttcaacattaaaaatgtaaacatttcaatGTTTAACTAGAAAGGAAAGTTTGTCAATATAGAGTTTGAATGCTGGCTTGACAAAGACTTGTTTGAAAGTTTAGGAAAAGAAGTTTTAGTTTGTGGGTTTATAGACAGAACAATGAACAGAATTATAGAATATCCAAACAATCAATAGAACAACAGACCGAACAGCTGACAGAACGACAGATCAGTAGATAGATAGAACGCACCAAATCGATTCAGGCAGACAGGCAGACTAAAACATTGTTGAAGCTCTTAATGACGTAGATGTGTTGTTCAGGAAAGGTTTGACAGCATTTAGGCTGATGGTGACCTTCACAAGAGGGAAAgcagtgtgtgttttgttgttaagCAGTGTGTGTAGCGCATGTTAAATGAGGAATGTATTTTGGAAACTCCAATGATTCCAGGCTTGTTCAGTCTTTCCTGCTCTGGACCACATTTAATGATATGAAGGAGCaagtgcagcacacacacacacacacacaaacagtcagACCTGTACTGACCCTGAGCCCCGGCGGTCCCACATCTCCGGTTCTGCTAACAGACTCACCGCATAATTTCAGATATTCACTGCACAATACATCTGGCACCTAAAACATGTCTAGTATCAATGGTTGTGCTATATTTTCCAACAGGTTTGCTATCACAGACGTCAAACTGAGTACTAAACAAAGGTTTGCATGGGTTCCGGTTGACTTAATTAATGCAATCATTTAACCAATTTGAGTTATAGAAGTGTGTTatggaaaaggaaaagaaaaagatgcactgatagtgtgtgtgttatgctACTGCATCCAGACTAATCCTGTTCAGAAACATTCTGATTCAGATTAGGTTTAAATTTAAAGTACTAACTTATACCCCACACTGATGCATACCGTAAACACATACACTGACACACGGTCTGTAACACCTACACTCGGACACATGCATGCATTAATACAGATACTCTGATATCATGATTagaatttacaaatatataaatatatctgcataaaaaattatagtgtgatataatatcatatacatattattattattattatttttccaattgCTGTCCAAACAGCTTACCATTCATGAAAACTGTATTACAACTTTttttcctaaaaagaaaaaactattttaactcgGAAATGTCaaataatcacaaataattacaaagaaacaagaaaaacctATCAAATTAAACgtgaaattaaaaaagaagacagGAATCATATTTTATCCTgtaaacattttcaatattttactaAATTTATCATTTTGGACAATCAATTTTTAAAGTGTAGTGACACAGCAATTTCAAACTTTACCTTAAATAACTCTTTTACATATACAATAACTAAATTAATAGCAAATATAGTGCCAAACACCACATAACATAACCCTCTAACACAGTCAGAGACCTCAGCCTAACGATTTTATATCCCTTATTTTTCTTAATCGatatttaaacaatgctcagaATGCCTCCTGAGGAGCCAGACTGAAGAAGGAGTGTGTTGTAGAGTGAGGGAATATTAATGCATGCCACAAATAGCTCAGACTACAGCCAGAGAAACGCTTGATTAATAACAGGCTCCACCTAAATTGGTCTTAATGCTGCAGAGCCTCTACTTTAATACTTAACCTAAGTCAGCTTCTATGTGGAAGTCTGAATGATGTTTTTAAACAGACCTGGTCAATGCAGGCATGTGCTCCACTGGAGGTCAACCAGATTATTTCTCTTTCCCTCACCAGATCGAGTTTTCCCAGCAAACCCGGAAAGCTTTCAGAAACTAAGGGTGATATCTTCATGGAAACCATCACCATTCCTTCAATAGCTTCGAGTGTCGGGGCAAGGGAGCGCCGTGCGGTCTGGAGGGCCCTCCTGCATAAAGGACCCCCGTTGAAACAGACCAACACAGCAGCCAATCAAAACAGGGAACCTTTCCGGGAATATCGGCATGACCTCAGAGGATCACACAGTCATCCACAGGGTCAGCGGATGCGTGTGGGATGCGTCCTCGGCACATGCCAGGTACAAAACCTCAGCCACCGTCTCTACCAGCTGAACGGCCCACACGGACGGCAAGATGCACCAATCAATCCCAGAAGTCCACATAGTTATGGATAAGACTATGACCGCACAACAAAAACCTATCCAGAAATATGACAACAGAAGACCGCCGACACCAGCGGGGAACAAACTCAACAAATGGTGTAATCAATGGTGTGCTGTCATGAGAAATCATATTCTCTTGATCGCTTGAAATAAGAGTTCAAAGTGCTTACTGTAACGTCCCCTAAACAAGCATCTGTTAAAGCAACTCCTTACGAACTTCTGCAACTCTGACGTCATCTAACATTAACACACAGTATGATCGCCAAGATTAACATACAAGCTTCTATTTCAGTGTTCAGAAACTTAGCCTGGCCTGGTTTTTGCAAGAAATTGATTAGTATTTACATTTCGATTTTCaccgcaatgtctgaactgtctgAGAGCTGCTTCTTCAGCCTGGACAGTTGAACTCAGGTCAGTTCAGACAATGCGGTGAAAATCAGagataaaaaaacacatatactGTTCGGTTTCTTGCACAGgccgatcattttgtgtctttacacatcaatgaaTCGTCACGGGCCGCagggtttcatttggttttgtttgtgtatgttttatgacCCTCAAAAaacatgattcccatccactctgcaacggtttgagttaaaaatctgtttgtgttctactgaagaaacaaagtcacctacatcttggatgtcctggaggtaagcagataaacattacattttcatttttgggtgaactatccctttaatggtaACTGTTTTTAAGCATGTTTCCTGAACTGTCCTCCCATCAGCCATTGGCTGGAAAAACCTCAAACTCACACCACTGGCTGAACCAGTGTCAACTTGTTATGCCGCTCAAACCAACAGAGTTATGTTACAAGCTTCAGACCCACGCTGTTTACACGCTCCAGGGAAATAGAAGTCTTACAGCTGTCTCTGCATTTTACACTAGGATTGGAGACAGCATTTTCACTTCGAATAATTACACACAGCCACTTTGTGTGTCCACATACCTTTTGGGATCACTGTATATTcccatttaaactttaaaaatgtttcttttaaacaAAGCACTTTAAAAGTGACATGATCGATTTCCTTCTTTAATGCCATTGACTTGAATGGAAGAGATGTTATTTAATTCTAAGTTAACAAAAGcttgtgtaaatattgtaaagGAAGTATTTAATGACTGTAGTTGTGTGTCAGTGCTGtgcattttaatatgatttagcggtttcaataaacaaaacaaatgcaagtggttattgtttttgtttgttagggTCATGTGGGCAGCTGTAACAGAATACAGACACATACATGCGCAGATCATTACCACTGTGTGACATGACTGATAATATTATCAATAGCCCACCATGACACTTATACTAGAGTACTcagacactaaaaaaaaataataataatacaaatgtatatatctTAACTCTGgagaaaaacagcaaaaagaataagataaaatacaccattttttataaacagttacactactgtttcaaatgattggggttggtaagattttttaatgtctgTAAAGTTAGTCTCTTTTgcaaacaaaggctgcatttatttgttaataaatacagtaaaaaccttAATATTATcaacattaaaattgttttctattgtaatatatattttaaaaatgtaatatattcctgtgatgcaaagctgaattttctccagggttacatgatctttcagaaatcaatgttgaaaacggttgtgcttcttaatatttttgtggaaaccataatacggtacttttttcaggattttttgatgaatagaaagtaacaaaaacagctcttttttttttgaggtagCAATctgttataacattataaatgtattaactgGCACTTTTGATCAAACACTGGCTGAATAAAAGCTTTGATTAATAAGTAATGGGTATTTTTGCCTACTGGTACTGTGCTAATAATGAGTTTTCAAGCATAGCCTACTATTATTTTGACATATAGTGGCATGCTTCCTGAATATCTGCACATGCATTATAgtgtttttatgctttagtacagtCAAAAAAAACATAAGTATGTGTTATAATAATTCACTGGATTAGTTTTTGTCGCTGCACCAATCTCAAACATCTAGATCTTCGTCGAACAACACAATCTCAGCTCAACCATGAGGATGCTGAACCTGGTCAGTATCTGACATTCACCTCAGTGACACCTCAAATAACGTCTAGTTTTCGCTCTGTGCTCAATAAAAATGGGTGAAACTAGAAAGCATCCATGAAACTTTGGCACTTTGGAATTTTCTTCagataaaactaaagaaaataaagttaaataaaatgataaaggtgaacaatgtgtaaaaaaaaaagaaaaaagtagaaTTTAAACTGTGGGAATCTTTcctacaatgtaaaataaaaataaatattaattattaccaTCCAAAACTTTATCTCatatattattactgtattagaatctgatgtatttttatgtatatttaagataaaaatgaattttaCCTTAAATTGTTTCAAATTAGAACTTCTTTGGAAATAACAGCGCTCATGTCAAGGTTTATTTTTCTACGTTTATtacaaatgttacaaaacattaaaGCTGAGTGTTGTGTTTTTGCACATCTTCACTCATATGAACACACTAGACAAGCAATACTACATCACAGTGGCCAAATATGTTATTACAATACACAAATATCACAGACCATAACCAGTTACAGTCTGATAAACAGTTTCATGTGGACAGTCGAAGTGAAagactatttaaaaatgtcatattttctGTGATCTAGATTTCTCTGATGCTCTTGGTTTACTGTAAGGCACAACACACACTGGGcttcattcataaaacacaagcCGAACAAATGATTGTGTCTAAATTGTtcataaaatcacaaaataagtGCCGTTTTTGGAATTAGGTTTCATTCAAAgtgtaaattatgattttaaaaacatcaaTTTCCCTCTTCTGTTTAATGAGGTCcagtatgtgtatttaaatgtacagTTTCTTACAGTTATCTTCAGGTCTCTTGGTGGAAGACATTCAGCTTTTCTGTAATATATTATGTAGGGTGCAAGCAGTTAGTGCATACTGGGAAAAACAATAGCCTACCttattttgcaaacaaaaaaaaagtcaataggACAAAAGTTTTGCAGTGTGGCCCTTCAATCGGTTTTACATGAACATCCAGGACACTACTGGGGAACACCAATGGCTCACTACACTGCCCACATCTCTCAAAACTGCCTGTGAAAACAGAGAAGAGTCAACGAGGTGTAAGTGCTGATGTTTTAGGGTAGATGTCATTACCCTGAGCTGGTATTATAGTCCAGAGTTTCATTTAAAGCCATTTAGAAAAACCTCACTTCCTTTTCCTTAGGCGGTCCACGTCCGTTTCCTCTGTGTTCACTTCCTCTTCGATTTCTCCTTCCTGTTCTTCCTCACTTGTTGCATCTTCTTCCTGCTCTTTTCCATCTTCCTCTGCATCATCCTTCACATCCTCCTCCTcaagtctcttcacatcctctTCCGCCACATCGGAGCGCGTCCATCCTGCGGTCTGTTTATCTGCGTGTTTGTTCTGGAGTGATTCGCGGGGGTGATGATGTGCACGTGATCTCAGAGAGTTGAGGAGACACACGGTCGCTGCCGAGCTGAAGAGAGTCCAGAGCAGAAGAGGAGTCGGTATCTCACGCGCATGCTGACCAACAAGACGCAATAACTGCGGCAGCCAAGCAGTCGAGCTGCGCCTCGGAGGAGCTTTATCCTGAAGGACACAAACAGAGAGATCtaaatgacttttaaaactaATCTTCATTAATCAAGACATGACTTTGTGAGGGAGAAGGAGTGAGCAGAGCCATATCTAGAGACCAAAAAACTAGAAATATTTGAGAGTCAACTCTTTTGACTTAAGCCAATAGGCCAGAAACATCATAGCAATGGAtagtaataacatttaaaaaaaaataataaccaaGAC includes these proteins:
- the LOC113100342 gene encoding ADM2-like → MKPLLLVCVFLLPLQTLALTLRNRSSFPSKPGKLSETKGDIFMETITIPSIASSVGARERRAVWRALLHKGPPLKQTNTAANQNREPFREYRHDLRGSHSHPQGQRMRVGCVLGTCQVQNLSHRLYQLNGPHGRQDAPINPRSPHSYG